Below is a genomic region from Tistrella bauzanensis.
ATCGCTGCGGCGATCGCCATCGATATCACCATAGACCAACCAGCCACCTGAGGTGCCGGCCATGCGCAGTGCGCCGGCCGTGCCGGTATAGCCGCCGGTGCCGATGAAGCTGAAGGCCTGATTGCCGGCCGTGGTCGTGTCGGCATCGATGGCGGACAGGTCGACGCGGTCGCCTTCGGCCCGTGAGAAGGCGTCGATGCGGTCACGCCCTGCTGATGCCACTGTGCTGTCGGCGATCGATTTATAGACGAAGCGGTCTCGGCCGGTGCCACCGTTCAGGATATCGCCACCGGCCGCACCATAGATCACGTCATTGCCGGCGCCGCCATGAACGATGTCGCCGGTGCTGCTGCCGATGAAACTGTCATTGCCGGCGTTCAACGCGATGGCACGTCGGCCAGTGACTGTGTTGACACCGCTCAGGTCGAACCGGTCATTGCCATCGGTGCCGACCAGATCCTTGCCATCGAAGGACAGTACCTCGACCGATGCCGCGGCATTCAGGATCAGGCTGCTGGTTTCGGCCCCCGCAATCACCAGAACGGTATCCCGTCCACTGCCGCCCCGAATGGTGTCGGCACCGAATTCGCCCTGGATGTGGAAGACATCATTGCCGTCACCGCCATTGAGCGTGTCATTGCCCTGGCCACCTTCGATGATGTCGTTGCCGGCACCAGTACTGATGACGTCGTCACCAAGACCGCCATGAACGTCATCGCCGGTCTTCGATCCGGTGAAACGGTCATCGCCATCGTTCAACCATATGGTCCTGCGGGCGATGATGTTGCTGATGCCGCTCAGGTCGAAGATATCATCCTCATCTGTGCCGCTGAGATCGTGTCCGGTGAAGTGCAGGACTTCAACCGAGGTGGCCACTGTCAGGCGCAAGGACATCGTCTCGCCGCCACCGGCCACCTGGAGGGTATCGGTGCCAGCGCCGCCCTGGAACAGATCGGCCCCGAACCGGCCCTGGACCAGAAAGATGTCGTTGCCACTGCCACCGATCAGCGTGTCGCTGCCACCGCCGCCCTCAAGGATGTCATTGCCGGCGCCGCCATCGAGGATGTCATTGCCATTGCCGCCATCGACCGCATCACCGGTGCTGCTGCCGGTGAAACGGTCGGTGCCGGCACCCAGCCGGATCACCTGGCGGTTCTCATAGCCGGTAATGCCGCTCAGATCGAAGACGTCGCGGCCATCGGTGCCATTGAGCGTGCCGCCTTCGAAGCGCAGAATCTCGACCGATGCCGCCTTGGCTATGGTGAAAACACGGGTCTGCGTGCCGCCGGCAATGACGATCCGATCAGTGCCGGCACCGCCATCAAAACTGTCGATACCAGTCTGGCCCCGCAGAATGAAGCGATCATTGCCGCTGCCACCGATCAGGGTGTCATTGCCGATGCCGCCTTCAAGGCGATCATCGCCAGCGCCGCCGTCGAGCCGGTCATCGCCGGTCCCGCCATGGACGTCGTCGCCGACAGACGAACCGATGAAGGTATCGTCGCCGTCATTCAGCCAGATCGTCCGGCGGCCGATCAGGCTGACGACGCCGCGCAGGTCAAACAGATCGTCACCCTCGGTGCCCGTCAGGTCGGCGCCGGCGAAGTCGATCCGTTCCACTGACGCTTTGGTGCCGAGCACCAAGGACGCGGTGCTGGCGCCATCGGTGAGGCGGATCATGTCGGTGCCGGCACCGCCCCGGAAGGTGTCGATGCCGGTATCGCCCCAGATCAGGAAGACATCGTTGCCGTTGCCGCCGTCATAGACATCACCGCCCTCGCCACCGTCGAGCACGTCATTGCCGTCCAATCCGTACAGGATGTCGGCACCATCCGCGCCGGTGAGCCTGTTGTTGGCGGAGGTGCCGCTGATCGTTGCCATGGATCTGCCACTTCATGTGAGGCGACGGGAACGTCCGGCGGCATCCTGCGGCAGGTCCATGGTAAAGTAAATCGTGCTGGTGGGAGGGCGGATCAGAGGATGAAGTCGCTAGCGGTGAGGCTGGCTGATCCGGCGACCAGGATGGCGAAGTCGGCGATACGATTGCCGTTGATGTCCCCCTCGATCAGGAGCCCGGATCCTGTTGACACGGTGTGAAGCTGCATTGCCTTGCCCGTGAAGCTGGACGTTCCGATAAACGAGAATGTACTGGCGAAGGCCGAGAGATCGATCTTGTCGCCACCGGCTCGACTGAAGTCGAGAATCGTATCGCGACCGGAGACGGTCGTGGTGCTGTCGCTGGTGCCGGTGTAGATGAAGCGGTCGGCGCCAGCGCCCCCGGTGAGGGTGTCCGCACCACTGCCGCCTTCCAGAAGATCGCCGTCATTGCCGCCGGAGATTGTGTCGTTTCCG
It encodes:
- a CDS encoding M10 family metallopeptidase C-terminal domain-containing protein, translating into SGLGGYTKANTIIRLGAGNDQFTGSAVADVVDGGSGNDILRGGAGRDQLFGGSGNDTISGGNDGDLLEGGSGADTLTGGAGADRFIYTGTSDSTTTVSGRDTILDFSRAGGDKIDLSAFASTFSFIGTSSFTGKAMQLHTVSTGSGLLIEGDINGNRIADFAILVAGSASLTASDFIL
- a CDS encoding calcium-binding protein translates to MATISGTSANNRLTGADGADILYGLDGNDVLDGGEGGDVYDGGNGNDVFLIWGDTGIDTFRGGAGTDMIRLTDGASTASLVLGTKASVERIDFAGADLTGTEGDDLFDLRGVVSLIGRRTIWLNDGDDTFIGSSVGDDVHGGTGDDRLDGGAGDDRLEGGIGNDTLIGGSGNDRFILRGQTGIDSFDGGAGTDRIVIAGGTQTRVFTIAKAASVEILRFEGGTLNGTDGRDVFDLSGITGYENRQVIRLGAGTDRFTGSSTGDAVDGGNGNDILDGGAGNDILEGGGGSDTLIGGSGNDIFLVQGRFGADLFQGGAGTDTLQVAGGGETMSLRLTVATSVEVLHFTGHDLSGTDEDDIFDLSGISNIIARRTIWLNDGDDRFTGSKTGDDVHGGLGDDVISTGAGNDIIEGGQGNDTLNGGDGNDVFHIQGEFGADTIRGGSGRDTVLVIAGAETSSLILNAAASVEVLSFDGKDLVGTDGNDRFDLSGVNTVTGRRAIALNAGNDSFIGSSTGDIVHGGAGNDVIYGAAGGDILNGGTGRDRFVYKSIADSTVASAGRDRIDAFSRAEGDRVDLSAIDADTTTAGNQAFSFIGTGGYTGTAGALRMAGTSGGWLVYGDIDGDRRSDFSILVSGIATISGGDFIL